One window of the Prionailurus viverrinus isolate Anna unplaced genomic scaffold, UM_Priviv_1.0 scaffold_63, whole genome shotgun sequence genome contains the following:
- the LOC125159821 gene encoding palmitoyltransferase ZDHHC11-like isoform X5, with product MDLCGRSQRGALREASRKQASPRRWSRVNGWSWPLHTFQAVAWTTLFILAFANFGIFVPLLPPNWNLVIYGVTGGLFCFHFVVHLLAISIDPAETNVRLKNYSEPVPTFDPSKHTHVIENQYCHLCEITVNRKAKHCRACNKCVSDFDHHCKWLNNCVGGRNYRQRKQQEVTAFRRRVGQNSWQSVISSREDMPSQGKCPDWALRHHRRGSQGRQRRFWPRTCSRSGFGPHPAGRAASGRVPAAADGRGPSAEGEPAGWNSCTAHYRLPGDQSQVWGQASAPCSSGTHRTRALQGLRQGATMQAALHIHVTL from the exons ATGGATCTGTGCGGCCGGAGCCAGAGAGGGGCCCTGCGGGAAGCCAGCAGGAAGCAGGCCTCGCCCCGCCGCTGGTCCAGAGTGAATGGCTGGTCGTGGCCCCTGCACACCTTCCAGGCGGTGGCCTGGACCACGCTGTTCATCTTGGCCTTCGCCAACTTCGGTATCTTCGTCCCCTTGCTGCCGCCTAACTGGAACTTGGTCATCTATGGT GTGACTGGTGGGCTTTTCTGTTTCCACTTCGTGGTCCACTTGCTTGCAATTTCCATCGATCCTGCTGAAACCAACGTACGGCTCAAGAACTACTCGGAGCCCGTACCCACCTTCGACCCATCCAAACACACGCATGTCATCGAGAACCAATATTGCCACCTGTGTGAGATCACCGT GAACAGGAAGGCTAAACACTGTAGGGCCTGCAACAAGTGTGTATCTGACTTTGACCACCACTGCAAATGGCTTAACAACTGTGTAGGGGGCAGGAATTACag GCAGAGAAAGCAACAGGAAGTGACTGCATTTAGAAGACGAGTTGGCCAAAACAGTTGGCAAAGTGTGATAAGCTCCCGAGAGGACATGCCTTCACAGGGGAAGTGCCCGGACTGGGCGCTGAGGCACCACAGACGCGGGAGTCAGGGACGACAGCGACGTTTCTGGCCCCGAACGTGCAGCCGGAGTGGCTTTGGCCCCCACCCTGCCGGGAGGGCCGCCTCTGGCCGGGTGCCAGCAGCAGCGGATGGCCGAGGGCCTTCTGCTGAGGGTGAGCCCGCCGGCTGGAACAGCTGCACTGCACATTACAGGCTCCCCGGGGACCAGAGCCAGGTGTGGGGCCAGGCTTCTGCCCCCTGCAGCTCGGGGACACACAGGACACGTGCCCTCCAGGGCCTTCGACAAGGGGCCACAATGCAGGCTGCCCTCCACATCCATGTGACCCTTTGA